Proteins encoded in a region of the Pseudothermotoga elfii DSM 9442 = NBRC 107921 genome:
- a CDS encoding 3-oxoacyl-ACP synthase III family protein, which translates to MKYAKIISSGMYVPQKIMTNKEFEQITNMVIDPYFTEQIGINHRHISQSHETPTFMAAEAAKKALERINMKPEQIDLIILGTDTPEAVSPPDAARVQYLIGANKAEPLAFNVNASCANGALLLDIASRYIALGDYKNVLVIGVYAMTKFLNWKYSWEALFSDGAGALILTADDKPGYLGSVSRCDGSWWHNWGIYMGAGTMNIEGIDRGLHKLDLRAAYPATVNEEGWPVLINKLIEKCKISKEEIGMMFFTQVRKKTILKVMEILGMSEDKTHMIMDKYGYTGSACVYMAYDDAFDCGKMRNMEGKVLIFLTSGVGFQQVAVAFRW; encoded by the coding sequence ATGAAATATGCGAAAATAATCTCTTCTGGTATGTATGTCCCACAAAAAATAATGACTAACAAAGAATTTGAACAAATCACCAATATGGTCATCGATCCATATTTTACCGAGCAGATAGGTATAAATCACAGGCACATATCTCAATCTCATGAAACGCCAACATTTATGGCAGCAGAGGCTGCAAAAAAAGCTCTTGAGAGGATCAATATGAAACCAGAGCAGATCGATTTGATAATACTTGGTACAGATACACCTGAAGCTGTTTCTCCACCTGATGCTGCTCGAGTTCAATATCTGATTGGTGCAAATAAAGCTGAACCACTGGCCTTTAACGTTAATGCCTCATGCGCAAATGGTGCTTTATTACTTGACATAGCATCTCGATACATCGCACTCGGAGATTACAAAAATGTTTTAGTCATAGGTGTCTATGCTATGACAAAGTTTTTGAACTGGAAATATTCCTGGGAAGCTCTGTTTTCCGATGGTGCTGGTGCTTTGATATTGACGGCAGATGATAAACCAGGCTATCTTGGAAGTGTTTCAAGATGTGATGGAAGCTGGTGGCATAACTGGGGCATCTACATGGGTGCTGGAACTATGAATATCGAAGGCATTGATAGAGGTCTTCACAAACTCGACTTGAGGGCGGCTTATCCTGCTACTGTGAACGAAGAAGGCTGGCCTGTACTAATCAACAAATTAATTGAAAAATGTAAGATCTCAAAAGAAGAAATCGGAATGATGTTTTTCACACAGGTGAGAAAGAAAACCATACTGAAAGTCATGGAAATTCTTGGCATGAGTGAAGACAAAACTCATATGATAATGGACAAATATGGTTATACAGGTTCTGCATGTGTTTACATGGCTTATGATGATGCTTTCGACTGTGGGAAGATGAGAAACATGGAGGGTAAGGTTCTGATCTTTTTGACTTCAGGAGTTGGATTTCAGCAGGTTGCGGTAGCTTTCAGGTGGTAG
- a CDS encoding alpha/beta fold hydrolase, whose translation MFKTSDGIMIDYKVQGESEEVVVFLNGIFMDYNSWFFITEQLKGQYRIILHNFRCQWSSQNGSCSFERHVEDLKELLDYLKISKVHLVGTSYGAEVGMFFAVRYPELVKSLTIITATARITPSIKYKALRWKDGAMSKNKEIFVRSWINDVYSEQFLDRYPNLFGTIIQRMSQFNYEGAVKLLDAFLELERKPLLNQLSKIGAPALVVSAQFDNIKPVNFSQEIAQQIPGAKHVCIPDCGHAAVIEKPKEVLFLIKAHLFFLKN comes from the coding sequence ATGTTCAAAACAAGTGATGGAATTATGATAGATTACAAAGTTCAGGGTGAATCAGAAGAAGTTGTTGTTTTTCTCAACGGTATTTTCATGGATTACAACAGCTGGTTTTTTATCACAGAGCAGCTTAAAGGTCAATATAGAATCATTCTTCACAATTTCAGGTGTCAGTGGAGCTCGCAAAACGGTTCGTGTAGTTTCGAAAGGCACGTTGAAGATCTCAAAGAACTCCTTGATTATTTAAAGATCAGCAAAGTGCATCTGGTTGGAACATCTTATGGTGCAGAAGTTGGAATGTTTTTCGCTGTCAGATATCCAGAGTTGGTAAAATCTCTCACGATTATAACCGCGACAGCCCGTATAACGCCATCTATCAAATACAAAGCTCTGAGATGGAAAGATGGTGCGATGAGTAAAAATAAAGAGATATTTGTCAGAAGCTGGATCAACGATGTCTACAGCGAGCAATTTCTTGACAGATATCCAAACCTGTTCGGCACAATTATTCAACGAATGTCGCAGTTCAATTACGAAGGAGCAGTAAAATTGCTGGATGCCTTCCTTGAGCTTGAGCGAAAACCTTTGTTAAATCAACTTTCGAAGATAGGTGCACCTGCGCTTGTTGTTTCTGCCCAATTTGATAACATAAAACCAGTGAACTTTTCACAGGAAATAGCACAGCAAATACCCGGCGCTAAGCATGTGTGCATTCCAGATTGTGGCCATGCCGCGGTAATTGAAAAGCCAAAGGAGGTACTTTTTCTGATAAAAGCGCATCTGTTTTTCCTGAAAAACTAA
- the cutA gene encoding divalent-cation tolerance protein CutA, whose product MIIIYTTFPDREKALEICKNLLLEKLIACFNVFQIDSGYWWDGKVSQDKEFAAILKTSNFKEQEVFKKLKELHPYSVPAIFSVEIKTVDANYKQWLEESLSNTDNQ is encoded by the coding sequence ATGATAATAATCTACACAACTTTTCCCGACAGAGAAAAAGCCCTGGAGATTTGTAAAAACCTGCTTTTGGAAAAACTCATAGCTTGTTTTAATGTCTTTCAAATTGACTCAGGCTACTGGTGGGATGGGAAAGTCTCTCAAGATAAAGAATTTGCGGCAATTTTGAAAACCAGCAACTTCAAAGAACAAGAAGTGTTCAAAAAGTTGAAAGAGCTTCACCCCTATTCTGTTCCGGCAATTTTCAGCGTTGAAATAAAAACTGTTGATGCAAACTACAAACAATGGCTTGAAGAAAGCCTCAGTAATACAGACAATCAATAA
- a CDS encoding M48 family metallopeptidase, whose amino-acid sequence MNYFAQQAKNLRRTYLLIFFFIVLMMLLGFLVDVMFSSFPAGTLILALIASIQVLIGTQAGSSLVLRSVGAKPINEKELEERQLKNIVEEISIACGIKNVPKVYIMEDENINAFAAGFKQEDSVICVTRGLLNNLNREETEGVIAHEVSHIINKDTLLMTTVSAILGTMVLVQLFAWRSLKFVGWLGPKGSKRKEKDSGAYIILALLVIAVVATLFSLIGRITVFAVSRTREYLADAKAVELTRNPRGLSGALRKIAKLQKIRGKTKGATIATAHLFISDPLRRNVNNKEGFFADLFSTHPPIHKRIAVLENIPPETVFKELYS is encoded by the coding sequence ATGAATTATTTCGCCCAGCAGGCAAAAAATTTGCGTAGAACGTACCTTTTAATATTCTTTTTCATAGTTTTGATGATGCTTCTTGGATTTCTCGTAGATGTTATGTTCTCAAGCTTCCCTGCTGGAACACTTATTTTAGCACTGATAGCATCAATACAGGTTTTAATTGGGACACAGGCTGGTTCATCACTTGTACTCAGATCTGTGGGAGCTAAACCAATTAATGAAAAAGAACTTGAGGAGAGACAGCTCAAAAACATAGTTGAGGAAATTTCTATTGCTTGCGGAATAAAAAATGTTCCAAAGGTATATATAATGGAAGACGAAAATATAAATGCTTTTGCAGCAGGATTCAAACAGGAAGATAGCGTCATTTGTGTGACGCGGGGCTTGTTAAATAACCTGAACCGGGAAGAAACAGAGGGCGTAATTGCTCATGAAGTGAGTCATATAATAAACAAAGACACATTATTAATGACAACAGTTAGCGCTATTCTTGGAACAATGGTACTGGTACAACTTTTTGCCTGGCGATCACTCAAATTTGTGGGATGGCTTGGGCCAAAAGGCTCGAAGAGAAAAGAAAAAGATAGTGGTGCCTACATAATACTTGCACTTCTTGTGATTGCTGTTGTTGCCACCCTGTTCTCTCTAATTGGGAGGATAACAGTTTTTGCTGTTTCTCGAACTCGCGAATACCTTGCTGATGCGAAAGCAGTTGAATTGACAAGGAACCCTCGAGGTTTATCGGGCGCATTGAGAAAGATAGCCAAACTGCAGAAAATTCGCGGTAAAACCAAAGGGGCAACAATAGCAACTGCACATCTCTTTATATCTGATCCTCTCAGGCGAAATGTGAACAACAAAGAAGGTTTTTTTGCTGATCTGTTCAGCACTCATCCTCCCATTCACAAAAGAATAGCAGTGCTTGAAAACATACCGCCGGAAACTGTCTTTAAAGAACTTTATTCCTGA
- a CDS encoding LemA family protein: protein MVIFGVILVIIVILVVWFIGAYNSLVGKKKRVENAWSQIDVQLKRRHDLIPNLVNAVKGYMKFEKETLEAVINARSKAISGGSIGDRIKAEGELSGALSRLLAVFEKYPDLKSNQQVSQLMEELTSTENRITYARQFYNDTVMKYNTSIEIFPVNIVANMFGFKAYPFFEATSDEKETPKVDLSL, encoded by the coding sequence ATGGTAATTTTTGGTGTAATTCTTGTAATTATAGTCATCTTAGTTGTATGGTTCATCGGTGCATACAACTCCCTTGTGGGAAAGAAAAAGCGTGTGGAGAATGCATGGAGCCAAATAGATGTTCAACTAAAAAGGCGACATGATCTTATACCAAATCTGGTAAATGCGGTTAAGGGATACATGAAATTTGAGAAAGAAACACTCGAAGCAGTTATAAATGCAAGATCTAAAGCCATTTCTGGTGGTTCTATCGGCGACCGAATCAAAGCTGAAGGTGAACTCTCTGGAGCTCTGTCAAGATTGCTCGCTGTTTTTGAAAAATATCCTGACCTGAAATCAAATCAACAGGTCAGCCAATTAATGGAAGAATTGACGAGCACAGAAAACAGGATAACCTATGCGAGGCAGTTTTATAATGACACCGTGATGAAATACAACACTTCAATAGAGATTTTTCCAGTCAACATAGTAGCAAATATGTTTGGATTTAAAGCCTATCCATTTTTCGAAGCTACAAGTGATGAGAAAGAAACCCCGAAAGTTGACCTTAGCCTCTGA